In Deferribacter desulfuricans SSM1, the following are encoded in one genomic region:
- a CDS encoding sulfurtransferase yields the protein MKRLFLVILCLILVGSAYAAKLDSPLVSVQWLNKHLDEVIVLDVRKSMSDFIRGHIPGARFVDKSKVRVDKNINGKMLEGFLPDKNYFESFLRKLGVNNDSVVVIYTKQKGAVNAKYAARLYWQFKVYGFENVALLDGGYYKWVDEIKKIEKGAGKKINFGNVELKNVDKNMIADFENVKKLMSDQNSILIDFRNLELYLGISKKSYVLYPGHIPGSYMMPESIFFKNDGTYISKNDIYKTLRALNIDINKKLIVYCNTGNHASVGWFILHELMGAKNVLLYDGSLIEWTNLNMPTKQFVIENFTKF from the coding sequence ATGAAAAGGTTATTTTTGGTGATATTATGTCTCATATTAGTTGGTAGTGCTTATGCAGCAAAATTAGATTCACCACTTGTAAGTGTTCAGTGGTTAAATAAACATCTTGATGAAGTAATTGTTTTAGATGTTAGAAAATCAATGAGTGATTTTATTAGAGGGCATATACCTGGTGCTCGTTTTGTAGATAAATCAAAAGTTAGGGTTGATAAAAATATTAATGGAAAAATGTTAGAAGGTTTTTTACCTGATAAAAATTATTTTGAAAGTTTCCTGAGAAAGTTAGGTGTAAACAATGATTCTGTTGTTGTAATTTATACGAAACAAAAAGGTGCGGTAAATGCAAAATATGCAGCAAGGTTATACTGGCAGTTTAAAGTTTATGGATTTGAAAATGTTGCTTTGTTAGATGGTGGCTATTATAAATGGGTAGATGAAATAAAAAAGATAGAAAAGGGGGCTGGGAAAAAGATTAATTTCGGGAATGTAGAATTGAAGAATGTAGATAAAAATATGATTGCAGATTTTGAAAATGTAAAAAAATTGATGAGTGATCAAAATTCAATTTTAATTGATTTTAGAAATTTAGAACTCTATTTAGGGATAAGTAAGAAATCTTATGTTTTATATCCAGGTCATATTCCAGGCTCTTATATGATGCCTGAGTCTATATTTTTTAAAAATGATGGAACTTATATTTCTAAAAATGATATTTATAAGACTTTAAGAGCTTTAAATATTGATATAAATAAAAAACTAATTGTATATTGCAATACAGGCAATCATGCATCTGTTGGATGGTTTATTTTACATGAGCTTATGGGTGCTAAAAATGTTTTGTTATACGATGGAAGTCTAATTGAATGGACAAATTTAAATATGCCTACTAAGCAATTTGTAATTGAAAACTTTACTAAATTCTAG
- a CDS encoding ion transporter, with protein MTLKKKLHEIIFEAETPEGKAFDIVLIILIISSVICVIIDSVEPISTNYKTYLYILEWFFTIVFTIEYFLRLWIIEKPLKYAKSFYGIIDFLSFVPSYLSLLFTGTHYLIVLRTLRLLRIFRLFKLIQYVKESNIILIALKESRYKVFVFLFAILNIVIVIGTLMYVIEGEQNGFTSIPKGIYWAIVTITTVGYGDISPKTPLGQFLSSAIMILGYAIIAVPTGIVTHELSKAYNKKSVSTENCPSCGRDGHDTDALYCKYCGAKLNE; from the coding sequence GTGACACTCAAAAAGAAACTACATGAAATAATTTTCGAAGCTGAAACACCAGAAGGCAAAGCCTTTGACATTGTTTTAATAATTCTAATAATTTCTAGCGTTATTTGTGTGATTATAGATAGTGTTGAACCGATATCTACAAATTATAAAACTTACCTTTATATATTAGAGTGGTTTTTCACCATAGTTTTTACCATAGAATATTTTTTAAGATTATGGATAATAGAAAAACCTTTAAAATATGCTAAAAGCTTTTATGGAATAATTGATTTTTTATCTTTTGTTCCATCTTATTTAAGTCTTCTTTTTACAGGTACACACTATTTGATTGTCTTGAGGACTCTGAGGCTTCTTAGAATATTTAGATTATTTAAGCTCATTCAGTATGTAAAAGAATCTAATATTATATTAATAGCATTGAAAGAAAGTAGATACAAAGTTTTTGTATTTTTATTTGCTATTTTAAACATAGTAATCGTCATAGGTACATTAATGTATGTGATAGAAGGTGAACAAAACGGTTTTACAAGTATCCCAAAAGGGATTTATTGGGCTATAGTTACAATTACAACAGTAGGGTATGGCGATATTTCGCCAAAAACACCTTTAGGACAATTCCTTTCATCAGCTATTATGATATTAGGGTATGCTATAATTGCCGTTCCCACGGGAATAGTAACACATGAACTATCAAAAGCATACAACAAAAAAAGTGTATCAACAGAAAACTGCCCATCATGTGGACGCGATGGACATGACACAGACGCTCTATACTGCAAATATTGTGGCGCAAAACTAAACGAATAA
- a CDS encoding CBS domain-containing protein: protein MQTTVKDILAKKGNQIFTVSADSTVYDALKVMADNNIGSVLVMDGDKMVGIFTERDYARKLILKGKYSKDTPIKEVMTEKVISIKPEATTEACLALMTEKRIRHLPVMQDGKVIGLISIGDVVKQIIEDRESYIRDLERFITGDYAL from the coding sequence ATGCAAACAACAGTAAAAGATATTTTAGCAAAAAAAGGTAATCAAATATTTACAGTTTCAGCGGATTCTACTGTTTATGATGCTTTAAAAGTTATGGCTGATAACAATATTGGTTCAGTATTGGTTATGGATGGGGATAAAATGGTTGGTATTTTTACTGAAAGGGATTATGCAAGGAAACTTATTTTAAAAGGTAAATACTCTAAAGATACTCCAATAAAAGAGGTTATGACAGAAAAGGTTATTTCAATTAAACCTGAAGCTACAACGGAAGCTTGCCTTGCGCTTATGACAGAAAAAAGGATTAGACATCTTCCAGTTATGCAAGATGGTAAAGTTATAGGTTTGATTTCTATTGGAGATGTTGTAAAACAGATTATAGAAGATAGAGAATCTTATATCAGGGATTTAGAAAGGTTTATAACAGGAGATTATGCTTTATAA
- a CDS encoding 4Fe-4S dicluster domain-containing protein has protein sequence MSESIILRMQKDLERALLKPANKRKWVMLVDIRKCTGCHSCSVACKAENKTPEGVNYRWVKEAEDGEFPNVMRIFMPGMCMQCDNAPCIKACPSGAIYKREDGIVAIDYSKCQSCGGAAANACPYSAISVDKGNYYTEGTPKVMDYEKGPIYEYGHKYEREGNNLPIGSCRKCHYCLHRLEMGVLPACVTTCLGGANYFGDINDPESLVYQKAKELNLYTFLASEGTKPTTKYVADDVELCKRCHE, from the coding sequence ATGAGCGAATCTATAATTTTGCGTATGCAAAAGGATCTTGAAAGGGCTCTATTAAAACCAGCAAATAAGAGAAAGTGGGTAATGCTGGTAGATATTAGAAAATGTACAGGTTGTCATTCATGCTCTGTTGCATGTAAGGCAGAAAACAAAACTCCAGAAGGTGTAAATTATCGTTGGGTTAAAGAAGCTGAAGATGGCGAATTCCCTAATGTAATGCGTATTTTTATGCCTGGAATGTGTATGCAGTGCGATAATGCTCCATGTATCAAAGCTTGCCCATCTGGCGCTATTTACAAAAGAGAAGATGGTATAGTTGCAATTGATTATTCTAAGTGTCAAAGCTGTGGTGGTGCAGCTGCGAATGCTTGTCCTTATTCAGCTATTTCTGTTGATAAAGGTAATTACTATACTGAAGGTACACCAAAAGTGATGGATTATGAAAAAGGACCTATTTATGAGTATGGACATAAATATGAGAGAGAAGGTAATAACCTTCCTATAGGTAGTTGTAGAAAATGTCATTACTGTCTTCATAGGTTGGAAATGGGCGTTTTACCAGCATGCGTTACTACTTGTCTTGGTGGTGCAAACTATTTTGGAGATATTAATGACCCTGAAAGCCTTGTATATCAAAAAGCAAAAGAGCTTAATTTATATACATTCTTAGCAAGTGAAGGTACTAAACCTACTACAAAATATGTGGCTGATGATGTAGAACTTTGTAAGAGATGTCATGAATAA
- a CDS encoding flavin reductase family protein has translation MFKKVNIKEVNFNPFTEINDRWMLITPTVEKVNPMTASWGGFGILWHKNVVYTFIRPTRYTFELMEKTEYFTLSFFDEEYRDVLNYCGTKSGHDIDKVKETGLSVVKDDNFIYFEEAEAVYCCKKLCFADLNPSNFLEDEIETFYPKKDYHRMYIGEIVHLIKKIV, from the coding sequence ATGTTTAAAAAAGTAAATATTAAAGAAGTAAATTTCAACCCTTTTACTGAAATTAATGATAGATGGATGCTTATTACTCCAACTGTTGAAAAAGTAAATCCTATGACAGCAAGTTGGGGAGGTTTTGGTATTTTATGGCATAAAAATGTAGTTTACACCTTTATTAGGCCTACACGATATACTTTTGAACTAATGGAAAAGACAGAATATTTTACACTTTCATTTTTTGATGAAGAATACAGAGATGTTTTAAACTATTGCGGAACTAAATCTGGGCATGATATAGATAAAGTTAAAGAAACTGGACTAAGCGTAGTAAAGGATGATAATTTTATTTATTTTGAAGAAGCAGAAGCTGTTTATTGTTGCAAAAAGCTATGCTTTGCAGATTTAAATCCATCCAATTTTCTTGAAGACGAAATAGAAACATTTTACCCAAAAAAAGATTACCATCGTATGTATATTGGTGAGATAGTTCATTTAATTAAAAAAATTGTTTAA
- a CDS encoding thioredoxin domain-containing protein, whose translation MEFLISLLILFQILHFGEIKINRLFLSNSSYLKQHQTNPVNWHFFNSYSLFLSKYTNKPLFISIGFKSCHWCNELEKELFKKSDAANFLNKKFIPVKIDKEEMPQIDNYFQSYYFKIYGKNAGWPLNIISDYKLKPKAFFSFVPYKDEFTGKSYKKIILEKLNEDITIKTKNHQTLQISKVFDQKYGGFLVDGLLKFPRNEIYQLLADRYIYEHNINDKEIATLSLYNMASKGLFDIIDGGFFRYSTDTEWIIPHFEKMLYTNALLISTYLRWYSITNNKFYLNTVKKTLSFWLNNMYNGKYFYSSINADSNDMEGQYYLIDYRKLQDYLKNNYPNIDIKTFEKLHITKDGNFDYFLNQPYLSDYELDNKTRYLINILQTYRLKKPFPQIDKQIIFSWNMEMLKALIDYSYFDRKILNFIIKTLFNLEKDFIYHNNIFHSKNLNTLNTNSLLEDYAFYIETLIALYNRTLNKDFFYKAIKFTNIAINKFYKNGNWYTTESHKFIASLNEKYKKSAALTMLLNLKYILPISNKDLFIKVYKETYENISKLRLDSINNPSFYRLRFPTIKITGNRKNLNLLIDNKLPLKYHLIFKETQDKYLYLTACYNKICFIHTKSPYELIKIINNKINNN comes from the coding sequence ATGGAATTCTTAATTTCTTTATTAATTTTATTTCAAATTTTACATTTTGGTGAAATTAAAATTAATAGATTATTTTTATCTAACTCTTCATACCTTAAACAACATCAAACAAATCCAGTAAATTGGCATTTTTTTAACAGTTACTCATTGTTTTTATCAAAATATACCAATAAACCTCTTTTCATATCTATTGGTTTTAAATCCTGTCATTGGTGTAATGAATTAGAAAAAGAACTTTTTAAAAAAAGTGATGCAGCTAACTTTTTAAATAAAAAATTCATACCAGTAAAAATTGATAAAGAAGAAATGCCCCAAATTGATAATTATTTCCAAAGCTATTATTTTAAAATATATGGAAAAAATGCTGGCTGGCCTCTGAATATTATTAGTGATTACAAACTGAAACCAAAAGCATTCTTCAGTTTTGTTCCTTACAAAGATGAATTTACAGGTAAATCTTACAAAAAAATTATTTTAGAAAAATTAAATGAAGATATTACTATCAAAACAAAAAATCATCAAACCTTGCAAATCTCAAAAGTGTTTGATCAAAAATATGGTGGTTTTTTAGTAGATGGTTTATTAAAATTTCCACGAAATGAAATATATCAACTATTAGCAGACAGATATATATACGAACATAATATTAATGACAAAGAAATTGCAACACTATCATTATACAATATGGCATCAAAAGGGTTATTTGATATTATTGATGGAGGTTTTTTCAGATATTCAACTGATACAGAATGGATAATTCCTCACTTTGAAAAAATGTTATACACAAATGCATTACTAATTTCGACATATTTAAGATGGTATTCAATAACAAATAATAAATTTTACTTAAACACAGTTAAGAAAACATTATCCTTTTGGTTGAATAATATGTACAATGGAAAATACTTTTACTCTTCAATAAATGCTGATAGTAATGACATGGAAGGGCAATATTATTTAATAGATTATAGAAAATTGCAGGACTATCTTAAAAATAACTATCCCAATATAGATATTAAAACATTTGAAAAATTGCATATTACAAAAGATGGAAACTTCGACTATTTTTTAAATCAACCTTACTTAAGTGATTACGAACTTGATAATAAAACTAGATATTTAATTAACATATTACAAACTTATAGATTGAAAAAACCTTTCCCACAAATTGATAAGCAGATAATATTTTCTTGGAATATGGAAATGTTGAAAGCTCTTATAGATTACTCCTACTTTGATAGAAAGATTCTTAATTTTATAATCAAAACTTTATTCAATTTAGAAAAAGATTTTATATACCATAACAATATTTTTCATAGCAAAAATTTAAATACTTTAAATACAAATTCTCTACTTGAAGATTATGCTTTTTATATAGAAACACTTATTGCTTTATATAATAGAACTTTAAACAAAGATTTTTTTTATAAAGCAATTAAATTTACAAATATTGCAATTAACAAATTTTATAAAAATGGAAATTGGTATACCACTGAATCGCATAAATTTATAGCTTCACTAAATGAAAAATATAAAAAATCTGCTGCATTAACTATGCTGTTAAATCTAAAATATATTTTACCAATTTCCAATAAAGATCTTTTTATAAAAGTCTATAAAGAAACTTATGAGAATATTTCAAAACTGAGATTAGATAGTATCAATAATCCATCATTTTATAGGTTAAGATTTCCTACTATTAAAATAACTGGAAATAGAAAAAATTTGAACTTACTAATTGATAATAAACTACCTCTGAAATATCATTTAATTTTTAAAGAAACCCAGGATAAATACTTATACTTAACAGCCTGTTATAATAAAATTTGCTTTATTCATACTAAATCTCCCTATGAACTAATAAAAATTATTAATAATAAAATAAATAACAATTAA
- a CDS encoding molybdopterin-dependent oxidoreductase: MSKKSIVDKIEINRRGFLKSSAFLGGSAMLMSQLGCVQKKLDEMSKSGELSKYVLAKPEHVIYSVCLQCHTACNIKCKVDEGILLKIDGNPYSAQNMFENLPYNTPVDVAARVDGKICPKGQAGIQSLYDPYRIVKVLKRTGKRGENKWKAIPFEQAVKEIVEGGYLFKDVPGEENRKVKGLRDIFKVRDPKLMKQMAKDAKALAEKKMSWSEFKSKYAGKMDLFANPDHPDAGPYNNRFVFMAGRIEHGRKEFMKRFMKDCFGSVNFYEHTTICEQSHHIGFHEMFGKHHLKPDLMNAKFVIYFGTGGFEANFGPPPISEKLTAGYTERGMKIAVVDPRMSKTAAKADYWVPIRPGTDAAFALAMGRYIIETNRYDKKYLSAANYKAAYSINETTFTNATHLVKIEKDGPAGMLKPSEIGLSGDFVVMKDGKPVAGKEKGDAVFGDLFVDTEINGIRVKSGFQIYYESTKSRTLKEWANICGVPVEQIITLAREFTSYGKKAAIDLYRGPVQHTNGYYNATAIIALNLLIGNVDWAGGLAVGGGHWHEYGGKKGNPYNMKKLVKGKLGHFGYPVTREKTKYEKTTFFNGYPAKRPFYPFTGNVYQEIIPSAYEGYPYSIDCLMIHKGTPAFSAPAGHVFIEMLKDVDRIPLLIGSDIVIGETTMYCDYIFPDKAIWERWGFSHPTPDNTVKVSKVRQPVVEPMTDKTKVFGQEVHLGMETLMYAIAEKLNLPGFGKDGFGPGMDNYREEDFYLKLAENLAMEGTPVPDADSREIDVFFKARKHLSKAAFDVMKVKESENWKKIIYVLNRGGRFEHTSKAIKGDKLAHQFKKKINIYMEKVATTRDSMTGKRFYGYPVYVPAADMFDRPLNQAGYDLQLISYKEITGGQSRTVGDYWMLDLYLDENFILMNSKDADRLGLSDGDVAKLVSPTNPDGVWDLKNGMKIEMKGKVKVSEAIIPGTVAVSWHYGHWAYGSHDVIVDGKVVKGDKRRATGLCPNAAMLVDPVLKNMCLTDKIGGSASFYDTRVKVVKA, encoded by the coding sequence ATGAGTAAGAAATCTATTGTGGATAAAATAGAAATTAACAGGAGAGGGTTTTTAAAGTCCTCTGCATTTTTGGGTGGTTCTGCTATGCTTATGTCACAGCTTGGTTGTGTACAAAAGAAACTTGATGAAATGTCAAAAAGCGGTGAACTTTCGAAATATGTTTTAGCAAAACCTGAGCACGTAATATATTCTGTCTGTTTGCAGTGTCATACAGCCTGTAATATAAAGTGTAAGGTAGATGAAGGGATATTACTTAAAATTGATGGTAACCCTTATTCTGCTCAGAATATGTTTGAAAACTTGCCATATAATACTCCAGTGGATGTTGCTGCTAGAGTTGATGGTAAAATATGTCCAAAAGGGCAGGCAGGTATCCAGTCCCTTTATGATCCTTATCGTATAGTAAAAGTATTGAAGAGAACTGGTAAAAGAGGTGAGAATAAATGGAAAGCTATACCTTTTGAGCAAGCAGTAAAAGAGATTGTTGAAGGTGGATACCTTTTTAAAGATGTTCCAGGTGAAGAAAATAGAAAAGTAAAAGGTTTGAGAGATATTTTTAAAGTTCGTGATCCAAAATTAATGAAGCAAATGGCTAAGGATGCAAAAGCTTTGGCTGAAAAGAAAATGAGCTGGTCCGAGTTTAAATCTAAATATGCTGGTAAAATGGATCTTTTTGCTAACCCTGATCATCCAGATGCAGGACCATATAACAATAGATTTGTTTTCATGGCTGGTCGTATCGAGCATGGTAGAAAAGAGTTTATGAAAAGATTTATGAAAGATTGTTTTGGCTCAGTAAACTTTTATGAGCATACAACAATTTGTGAGCAATCACACCATATCGGTTTTCATGAAATGTTTGGTAAACATCATCTAAAGCCAGACCTTATGAATGCTAAGTTTGTTATTTATTTTGGTACTGGTGGTTTTGAAGCAAATTTTGGACCTCCTCCAATATCTGAAAAACTTACAGCTGGATATACAGAAAGAGGTATGAAAATTGCTGTAGTTGACCCAAGAATGTCTAAGACTGCAGCAAAAGCTGATTACTGGGTACCAATAAGACCTGGAACTGATGCAGCATTTGCACTCGCAATGGGTAGATATATTATTGAAACAAATAGATATGACAAAAAATATTTATCTGCTGCAAACTATAAAGCTGCATACAGTATAAATGAAACTACATTTACAAATGCAACTCACCTTGTGAAAATAGAAAAAGATGGCCCTGCTGGTATGCTGAAACCTTCTGAAATTGGCTTAAGTGGTGATTTTGTGGTTATGAAAGACGGAAAGCCAGTAGCTGGAAAAGAGAAAGGGGATGCTGTATTTGGTGATCTTTTTGTTGATACTGAAATTAACGGAATTAGAGTTAAATCAGGATTTCAGATTTATTATGAATCAACTAAATCAAGGACTCTCAAGGAATGGGCTAATATTTGTGGAGTTCCTGTTGAGCAGATTATCACATTGGCAAGAGAGTTTACTTCCTATGGTAAGAAGGCTGCAATAGATCTTTATCGTGGTCCAGTTCAGCATACAAACGGCTATTACAATGCTACAGCAATTATTGCATTAAACTTACTTATTGGTAATGTTGACTGGGCTGGTGGTTTAGCTGTTGGTGGTGGCCATTGGCATGAATACGGTGGTAAAAAAGGCAATCCATACAATATGAAAAAACTTGTTAAAGGAAAATTGGGACATTTTGGTTATCCTGTAACAAGAGAAAAAACTAAATATGAAAAGACAACATTCTTTAATGGATATCCAGCTAAAAGACCATTCTATCCATTTACCGGGAATGTTTATCAGGAGATAATCCCTTCAGCTTATGAAGGTTATCCATATTCCATTGACTGTTTGATGATTCATAAAGGTACCCCTGCTTTTTCAGCACCTGCAGGTCATGTTTTTATTGAAATGCTAAAAGATGTTGATAGAATACCATTGTTGATAGGAAGTGATATTGTAATTGGCGAAACAACAATGTATTGTGACTATATTTTCCCTGATAAAGCAATTTGGGAAAGATGGGGATTTTCGCATCCTACACCTGATAACACAGTAAAAGTTTCAAAAGTAAGACAACCTGTTGTAGAACCTATGACTGATAAGACAAAAGTTTTTGGTCAAGAAGTGCATCTTGGTATGGAAACATTGATGTATGCAATAGCTGAAAAACTTAATTTACCTGGTTTTGGTAAAGATGGATTTGGCCCAGGTATGGATAACTATCGTGAAGAGGATTTTTATCTCAAATTAGCTGAAAATTTAGCTATGGAAGGAACACCTGTACCGGATGCTGACAGTAGAGAAATTGATGTATTCTTTAAAGCAAGAAAACATCTGTCAAAAGCTGCTTTTGATGTGATGAAGGTAAAAGAAAGCGAAAACTGGAAGAAGATTATCTATGTATTAAATCGTGGTGGTAGATTTGAACATACATCAAAAGCTATAAAAGGTGATAAACTTGCTCATCAATTTAAGAAAAAGATCAACATCTATATGGAAAAAGTTGCAACTACAAGAGATTCTATGACTGGTAAGAGATTCTATGGATATCCTGTATATGTGCCTGCTGCTGATATGTTTGATAGACCACTAAATCAAGCTGGATATGATTTACAATTAATCTCTTACAAAGAAATTACTGGTGGTCAATCAAGAACAGTTGGCGACTACTGGATGTTAGATCTATATCTTGATGAAAACTTTATCTTGATGAACAGCAAAGATGCAGATAGGCTTGGATTGAGTGATGGTGATGTTGCAAAACTTGTATCACCTACAAACCCTGATGGTGTATGGGATCTTAAAAATGGTATGAAGATAGAGATGAAAGGTAAAGTGAAAGTATCAGAGGCAATAATTCCTGGAACTGTAGCTGTTAGTTGGCATTATGGTCACTGGGCATACGGCTCTCACGATGTTATTGTTGATGGAAAAGTTGTAAAAGGTGATAAGCGCCGTGCGACAGGGCTTTGTCCAAATGCTGCAATGCTTGTAGACCCAGTATTGAAAAATATGTGTCTAACAGATAAAATTGGCGGTAGTGCCTCCTTTTATGATACAAGAGTAAAAGTAGTAAAGGCTTAA